The Paenibacillus macerans genome includes a window with the following:
- a CDS encoding aldo/keto reductase: MNAGENISRRDQTGLIRETAIGHVRLADGTEVAALGQGTWRIGDNPRRRQEEIAALQAGVELGMNLIDTAEMYGEGRAESLVGEALKGKRDSVFLVSKVYPHNAGRTRIFRSCEESLKRLGTDRLDLYLLHWRGRVPLEETVECMERLVEQGKIIRWGVSNFDTADMRELAALADGSRCAVNQVLYHLGSRGIEYDLLPWQRDCGMPIMAYSPLAQAGELRTGLTEHPAVVRAAEAHGASPLQILLAWSIRGGNVIAIPKASTVRHVTENAQAARITLSNEEIAALDEAFPPPDRKVPLDII; this comes from the coding sequence ATGAACGCAGGCGAAAATATTAGCCGCCGGGACCAAACCGGCTTGATCCGGGAGACAGCCATCGGACACGTTAGGCTGGCCGACGGTACGGAAGTGGCCGCCCTCGGCCAGGGCACATGGCGCATCGGCGACAATCCCCGGCGCAGGCAGGAGGAAATCGCCGCGCTGCAAGCAGGCGTAGAGCTGGGCATGAATCTCATCGACACGGCGGAGATGTACGGGGAAGGCCGCGCCGAATCGCTCGTCGGCGAAGCGCTTAAGGGGAAACGCGACAGTGTGTTTCTCGTGTCCAAGGTATATCCGCACAATGCGGGCCGGACCAGGATTTTTCGCAGCTGCGAGGAAAGCTTGAAACGGCTCGGCACCGACAGGCTCGACCTGTACCTGCTGCATTGGCGGGGCCGCGTGCCGCTGGAGGAAACCGTGGAATGCATGGAGCGACTGGTCGAGCAGGGGAAAATCATCCGCTGGGGCGTTTCCAATTTCGATACGGCGGATATGCGGGAGCTGGCGGCCCTTGCGGACGGCAGCCGCTGCGCCGTCAATCAGGTGCTGTACCACCTCGGCTCGCGCGGCATCGAATACGATCTGCTGCCTTGGCAGCGGGATTGCGGCATGCCGATCATGGCCTATTCGCCGCTGGCCCAGGCGGGCGAGCTGCGCACGGGGCTGACGGAGCATCCCGCCGTGGTGCGGGCGGCCGAAGCGCACGGAGCGTCGCCGCTGCAGATTCTGCTCGCCTGGAGCATCCGCGGCGGAAACGTCATCGCCATCCCCAAAGCTTCTACCGTGCGCCATGTGACGGAGAACGCGCAGGCCGCCCGGATCACCTTAAGCAACGAGGAAATCGCCGCGCTCGATGAAGCTTTTCCGCCGCCGGACCGGAAGGTCCCGCTGGATATTATTTAA